The proteins below come from a single Faecalibaculum rodentium genomic window:
- the fusA gene encoding elongation factor G — MRDYKSSEVRNVTVAGHSGSGKTSVLEAMLYYTDATDRFGRTSDGSSLIDFDAEEIRRGLSVYTSIVPIEWDDCKINFIDTPGYLDFTGEKQAGMAVGDSVLIVVDAKDPLQPGTRIAFKEAQDAKKPAIFFINKLDEEHTSFEDAYTRLHEAFGKSVIPFEVPIIENGVYVGTVNILRNKAWYHHGPKASDSVAQPVPAEMEEEISMYKDQIAEAVAMGDDELMEKFFSGEPFTDAELTKGVRIGVRSGEIIPVFSGAAIESRGIGRLMDLISTYFPTYSEKGIFTATTPNGVKVDLLTTEEEVPTAQVFKTIVDPFVGRISYVKVLSGTLNSDTTMVNANNGKPEKIGTIFTIKGKHQTAAGKLFTGDIGAITKLQETHTNDTLCAKGKLLMADPIVFEEPLYGQAVNAKTKNDEDKLSGSLNRIQEEDPTFRVVVNPETRETVIYGIGDQHLEVIVNKLQTKFKTGVTLQNPKITYRETITKSAVGEGRHKKQSGGHGQFGHVFVEFAPNEDKEEMEFAEKVFGGAVPRQYFPAVETGLRECVQEGPLAKYKMVNVKTTLLDGKYHDVDSSEMAFKMAARLAYKDAMAKCAPILLEPIMNVTVTVPDEYTGTILGDLNKRRGAILSMTPEDDLQVIEAQVPMAELAKYSVDLRSMTQGLGRYTLSMDRYDPVPESLAKRIIETA; from the coding sequence ATGAGAGACTACAAAAGCAGCGAGGTCCGCAACGTAACCGTTGCCGGCCATTCCGGTTCCGGGAAAACATCGGTCCTGGAAGCCATGCTCTACTATACAGATGCCACTGACCGCTTCGGCCGCACCAGCGATGGGTCCAGCCTGATTGACTTTGATGCAGAGGAGATCCGCCGAGGTCTGTCCGTATACACTTCCATTGTTCCCATCGAATGGGATGACTGCAAAATCAACTTCATCGACACCCCGGGCTACCTGGATTTCACCGGTGAAAAACAGGCGGGCATGGCCGTCGGTGATTCGGTACTTATTGTGGTGGACGCCAAAGATCCCCTCCAGCCCGGCACCCGGATCGCCTTCAAGGAAGCGCAGGATGCAAAGAAACCGGCTATTTTCTTCATCAACAAGCTGGACGAAGAACACACCAGCTTCGAAGATGCCTACACCAGGCTGCATGAAGCCTTCGGCAAATCCGTCATTCCCTTCGAGGTTCCGATCATCGAGAACGGTGTCTATGTGGGAACTGTGAACATTCTGCGGAACAAGGCCTGGTACCACCATGGGCCGAAGGCCAGCGATTCTGTTGCACAGCCGGTCCCGGCGGAGATGGAAGAGGAAATCTCCATGTACAAGGACCAGATCGCGGAAGCGGTGGCGATGGGCGATGACGAACTGATGGAAAAGTTCTTCTCCGGAGAACCGTTCACGGATGCAGAGCTTACCAAAGGGGTGCGCATCGGTGTCCGGTCCGGCGAAATCATACCGGTTTTCTCGGGTGCTGCCATTGAATCCCGCGGCATCGGGCGGCTGATGGATCTGATTTCCACCTATTTCCCGACGTATTCCGAAAAGGGCATTTTCACAGCCACCACACCCAATGGTGTGAAGGTCGATCTTCTGACCACCGAGGAGGAGGTGCCGACGGCGCAGGTCTTCAAGACGATCGTGGATCCCTTTGTCGGCCGTATTTCCTATGTGAAGGTTCTGTCTGGAACGCTGAATTCCGATACCACGATGGTCAACGCAAACAACGGCAAGCCGGAGAAAATCGGCACCATTTTCACCATCAAGGGCAAACACCAGACGGCGGCCGGCAAGCTGTTTACCGGTGACATCGGTGCCATCACCAAGCTCCAGGAAACCCATACCAACGACACACTCTGCGCCAAGGGCAAGCTGCTCATGGCGGATCCCATTGTGTTTGAGGAACCGCTGTACGGGCAGGCAGTCAACGCGAAGACCAAAAACGACGAAGACAAACTGTCCGGCAGTCTCAACCGGATCCAGGAAGAGGATCCGACGTTCCGGGTTGTGGTGAATCCGGAAACCAGAGAGACTGTGATTTACGGTATCGGCGACCAGCACCTGGAAGTGATCGTGAACAAACTCCAGACCAAGTTCAAAACCGGAGTCACGCTGCAGAACCCGAAAATCACCTACCGGGAGACCATCACGAAATCTGCAGTGGGCGAGGGAAGACACAAGAAGCAGTCCGGTGGCCATGGTCAGTTCGGTCATGTCTTTGTGGAATTTGCACCAAATGAAGACAAAGAAGAGATGGAATTTGCCGAAAAGGTATTCGGCGGGGCTGTTCCCAGACAGTATTTCCCGGCGGTTGAAACCGGTCTGCGGGAATGCGTACAGGAAGGTCCGCTGGCGAAATACAAGATGGTCAACGTGAAAACCACGCTGCTGGACGGCAAGTATCATGACGTCGATTCCTCGGAAATGGCGTTCAAGATGGCTGCAAGACTTGCCTACAAGGATGCCATGGCAAAATGTGCCCCCATTCTGCTGGAGCCGATTATGAATGTGACCGTGACGGTCCCGGATGAATATACGGGCACGATCCTGGGTGATCTCAACAAGCGACGCGGCGCCATCCTGTCCATGACCCCGGAAGATGACCTTCAGGTCATCGAGGCACAGGTCCCCATGGCGGAACTTGCAAAATACTCGGTGGATCTGCGGAGCATGACACAGGGACTTGGACGCTATACACTGTCCATGGACCGGTATGATCCTGTTCCCGAGAGTCTGGCAAAACGTATTATCGAAACTGCCTGA
- a CDS encoding ankyrin repeat domain-containing protein has product MDQNFNKVFWDAAANGDFPMVCSQIRTGADVNYANGEGRTALMRSAKRDRKDVVQVLLDNGADVNAADNKGKTALMAAAKKGNKTICRALLDAGADVNAKDDNGRTALMRAALLGQDRCVEVLLDAGADINAQDEAGRTALMEACIAFKRDTIAMLLERNADVNLFDNNGCTALMRAAYGGYPSLVEKLLAFGADKDMEDKQGNVALDYVREHCRAQLEPILR; this is encoded by the coding sequence ATGGATCAGAATTTCAACAAAGTTTTCTGGGATGCAGCAGCCAACGGAGATTTCCCGATGGTCTGCAGCCAGATCCGGACAGGTGCGGATGTCAATTACGCAAACGGAGAAGGACGGACAGCCCTGATGCGGTCTGCAAAGCGTGACAGAAAAGATGTGGTGCAGGTCCTGCTGGACAATGGTGCAGATGTCAATGCTGCTGACAACAAAGGGAAAACAGCTCTGATGGCAGCTGCGAAAAAAGGAAACAAAACCATCTGCAGGGCTCTCCTGGATGCCGGAGCGGATGTAAACGCGAAGGACGACAATGGACGGACAGCTCTCATGCGCGCAGCACTGCTGGGCCAGGACCGCTGTGTGGAAGTGCTCCTGGATGCAGGTGCCGACATCAATGCGCAGGATGAAGCCGGCCGGACGGCTTTGATGGAAGCCTGCATCGCCTTCAAGCGTGATACCATCGCCATGCTTCTGGAACGCAACGCAGATGTAAACCTGTTTGACAACAACGGCTGCACAGCTCTCATGCGCGCTGCCTACGGCGGCTATCCCTCCCTGGTGGAAAAGCTTCTGGCGTTCGGTGCCGACAAGGATATGGAAGACAAACAGGGCAATGTAGCTCTGGACTATGTCCGTGAACACTGCCGTGCTCAGCTGGAACCCATCCTCAGATAA
- a CDS encoding DarT1-associated NADAR antitoxin family protein, giving the protein MTTRTVFIPSEHKPYYRKVPVEFEFHPGQSALQKMKNVKALQDAWSLDHPDARLLEVSTKSPEDTGRRLSPFNLTRTLYSLNKEFPVENIVQASKVLEQGGPYYDLLGTDPLSAKQDPRTTGKLEAYSLEGELYPASPDFLFYTWIYAMAVLENNLQRVLLDADAFSDIEFAGSDGNCQARACAITKSLLTQSRLKKNMTFEEFSRLFLVSDLDEVKLTPKKDFHVGPNPKKTVFSVGDWLMHPAIGQGQVMKKTPRDYTIMFRVSGPRTLRKDVVETKCSRL; this is encoded by the coding sequence ATGACAACCAGAACTGTTTTTATACCAAGTGAGCACAAACCCTATTACCGGAAGGTACCGGTGGAATTCGAGTTCCATCCCGGTCAGTCTGCGTTACAGAAAATGAAAAATGTCAAGGCCCTGCAGGATGCCTGGTCCCTGGACCATCCCGATGCCAGACTGCTGGAGGTTTCCACAAAAAGTCCCGAGGATACAGGCCGGCGTCTGTCTCCGTTCAATCTGACCAGGACCTTATACAGTCTGAATAAAGAATTCCCTGTGGAAAACATTGTGCAGGCCAGCAAGGTCCTGGAGCAGGGAGGTCCCTATTACGACCTGCTGGGGACCGATCCCCTGTCTGCCAAACAGGATCCGCGGACTACCGGAAAACTGGAGGCCTATTCCCTGGAAGGGGAGCTGTATCCGGCTTCTCCGGATTTTCTGTTTTATACTTGGATCTATGCCATGGCTGTCCTGGAAAACAACCTCCAGAGAGTTCTTCTGGATGCAGACGCTTTCTCGGACATTGAATTCGCCGGCAGCGACGGAAACTGTCAGGCACGCGCCTGTGCCATTACGAAATCCCTTCTCACCCAGTCACGGCTGAAGAAAAACATGACATTTGAGGAGTTTTCCCGCCTGTTTCTGGTCTCTGATCTTGACGAAGTGAAGCTGACACCAAAAAAGGATTTTCATGTTGGACCAAATCCGAAAAAAACAGTGTTCAGTGTGGGAGACTGGCTGATGCATCCGGCCATCGGACAGGGCCAGGTCATGAAAAAAACACCCAGAGACTATACCATCATGTTTCGTGTATCCGGCCCGAGGACGTTGCGGAAAGACGTCGTCGAAACGAAGTGTTCACGCCTATGA